The Methylomonas montana DNA window CGCTGACGACGGTTAACGAAGAGGCGCTACGTTTATTTTTTTGCGCCGCCTCGGTTGATTGTTTGGCTAGGCTGGCGGTTTGCACAAAATTACCGGCGATTTGTTCGGTGGCTTGAGATTGTTGTTTGGCGGCCGAGGCGATCTCCACGCTTTTCTGGTAAATGCTGTCTATCGAGCTTTTAATGCCCTCGAACGCATCGTGAACCTGCCGCACGGCTTGCGAGGCCTCGGCCGCCGCAAGTTGCTGGTTATTCATCAATGACACGGTGTTATGGGTCGCCTTATTCAACTTGTCCACCAAAGCCTGTATCTGGTTCGCGGAATGGGCGGTATTGGCCGCCAGACGTCTGACTTCGTCCGCCACCACTGCAAAACCTCGGCCGTGTTCGCCGGCCCGAGCCGCCTCGATCGCCGCATTCAAGGCCAGCAAATTGGTTTGTTCGGCAAAGCCCTGAATCATATCCAATACGCCGGCGATAGCCGACGCATCCTGTTGTAATAATTGCAAAGCGGCGGCAGAATCGTCGATCACCTTGGCCAAACCAACGACTTTATCGTTGGTTTGACTCATGTGCTGTACGCCCTGCTCTATCAAACCTTGTGACAAGGTGGTGGCATTTTGCGATTCGGCGGCATTTTCGGCAACGCCGCGAAACGATTTCGATAACTCGGCCATCTGCCGAGCCGCAAATTCGGTGGCTTCTTGTTGTTCGGCGATAATACTTTCCAGATTGTGAGCCACGCCGACGATATTGCCGCCGTATTGCCTTAACGCCGAGCTCTCCTGATTGATGTTACGAATCAACAAATTGAAATAGTCGTGCAGTTTGTCTAGTGCCGATTGGGAATGTTTAACTTCGGTAATCCGGCTACGCAACGCAAATCTGGTGCGTAAATCACCATCGGCCAAGCTATCGATATGGCCGCTGATTTGGCTGATAATCCTGGATAAATGCCGCTTCAACAGCATCATCAGCACGCTGATCGCGACGATAAACAACAAACAGACGGCGATCGTCAGATAAAGCGCACGTTCATAATACTGATAACCGGCGGTCACTTCAGTCGCCAAT harbors:
- a CDS encoding methyl-accepting chemotaxis protein, which gives rise to MKINQILRLVTVALTAILVGFVFAVSWSLRHLNDAYQTVEFFGQQKDTIYIQVNQPIFAYLASGEATLLPTISRNLQTLKSEIEQNPHLSPAVRSPFLKMLVTLQDSTLPELAAAGKLADPQVLLINNEQQMAGHLQKLLDYVDQARQAPQSDRMAYLQNISQLQSALQNLSKLRQSYFSHQAAGGDAFDHYLQALSAGSATLAKLPLLGVLTSETGEEELFSLGSATGKNHQEDMAVAPIAEFGSLLGRYDKELDNARRLAQQKRDSRDKINRQMQDFQADLQALATEVTAGYQYYERALYLTIAVCLLFIVAISVLMMLLKRHLSRIISQISGHIDSLADGDLRTRFALRSRITEVKHSQSALDKLHDYFNLLIRNINQESSALRQYGGNIVGVAHNLESIIAEQQEATEFAARQMAELSKSFRGVAENAAESQNATTLSQGLIEQGVQHMSQTNDKVVGLAKVIDDSAAALQLLQQDASAIAGVLDMIQGFAEQTNLLALNAAIEAARAGEHGRGFAVVADEVRRLAANTAHSANQIQALVDKLNKATHNTVSLMNNQQLAAAEASQAVRQVHDAFEGIKSSIDSIYQKSVEIASAAKQQSQATEQIAGNFVQTASLAKQSTEAAQKNKRSASSLTVVSDNLHHLVEQFKVA